TAAAAGATATTTAGCCACATGTGGTAGGGTTAGTGGTTAGTATCGGTGTCACACAAGCATTCACACAGTGACAATAAAACAGGTGGGGTGATATGATGTGTTAGTAATATAACACTGTGCGTTATTGATCCCATACACTTATAGTCGCCAGGCGTTCTTCATCATGGTGATAAAGTATACATCGGTATCGATTGACGCGCTAACTCCGGCATAGTAGTTAGTGAATTCATCCGGAGTCACCTGTCATGGTCACAAGACAACAAAAATGAAGAAACCTTTGTTTGCCCCTTTTAGCAAGAAATAATCCACTATGGAAGGAACAACTTGGGGAAAAATGGGTGGAATGACAGTTTGTTAAGATGAAATATTGGTGTAGCTGTGACAAACAGTTTCATGTTTATAATTGATTCATTActgatggcatcctagaaggtaccTGTGAACTCAAAAAGTCCAGTTAGTTTACCATATTATAAACATTAGATTAGCTTCTGCAGACAAATTGAGCAGGGCTTTCAGAGTGCCTAGAAAAGTAACACGTGGTAAGGCTGTACAACCCAAAATTTCTGGGAAACTCCAGTAGAGCAGATAAAGAGCTACAGACAAAAACACATTTAGAGTGAGGGAAAGGGTACAACTACTGagaatctttttattttatttttttttattttcattttctctaAGAATTGGAATGCTCCTTGTGGCTCCAACGCTGGAGCCACGAGGAGCATtccatggttacatagttacatagtaggtagggttgaataaagacaataatccatccagttcaacctgtgtaggtgtgtgtgtcactgtcgataattatttcccatatctctgtatgttgtgttctttaggatgcacgtccaagagtcttttacaccaccaattgtggaagagagtttcacatccttatcgccctgacagtgaaaaaccccctgagCAGCtttaggttaaaccgcttctccaatCTCATTGCTTGgtcccatgtcctcttacactccctgagactgaatagttttttcctatgctggaatccccattaaagtggatgtaaacccaaaaaatttttttatgtataagatttcctatcatttgagcccagtcttgccacaaagagttaatccatctctgagtaatcctcttttattgttcagtgagataaaacttgacaaacagagaaaaactttgtcaaatcctcccccttgctgtgagtgacaggtgatttacatatcttgtgcactagcctaagacatgcattattttttaattctctcccccactcctttcttcagcagctctgcaaggattggctgttccacacctcagcatgatttggcatgctgaagtcatgtggttactttcctgtcttttcactggatgttaaagatcatagcagaagttcagtgtaagaaatacacaggagaaaatgcatattgacaaggggagtgtagaggtgggcggggagtctactgacatcacgactccacccaccgaagctccagacaacagacccgcccacagaatctgcagtttgtcgggtctcataacagacagaggggagacatttgacaggtaaagatacatgcaggaggcatgtatatccttatagataacccctatggcagtagtttagaaagggtgacattgggtttacatccactttaaggtatttgtatattgctatcatatctcctctcaagcgtctcttctccagcaagaataaatttagtgcttgtagtcgctcctcataattgaggtcctccaatccccttattaattttgttgcccttctttggactctctccagctccagcacatcccttctgaggactggtgaccagaactggacggaatgcTCCAGATGtagcctaaccagagttttataaagtagcAGGTTTATTgttctatctctggagtatatccctttttaatgcctgctaatattctgttggctttggtaGTCCATCAGCTGAGACAGGGTCTGCAGACGCCCCCAGAGGTGTAAAATAGATATGGTCCCTATTCTTGGATCTTTTGTGTCTCCTATGGCCATCTCATTGGTTGCATTGTGGTCATCAAAATGTTGGTTCCAAATTTTGATACAGAAACAGGCAATTTCCATCATTTTCTATCAATGTGGTTCAGTACACAGCAGTAACGTTTGCTACATAAACTCCTAAAGAAGCTGTAATAATTGGAGAAACATGTTGAGATTGTTGCATCTGCTGTAGTACGGAATATGTAATATTCAGTCTGTTATTGTTAAACCTTACTATGGTCTTTGGTTTTAAGCTGATTTTAATCATTTAATAAAATGAAttgttaatttttaaaaaattgtgtggtaGTTAGCACATTTAAAGTCCCTTTCTGTGGATATTAGTACATTACAATATTGCCAACATTTATTTCAGTAGTGATATTCATTGTTACTGAAATACTGAGATGATAAGAATGACAGCACAATGTGCTAAAATTATAATACGGGAGAAAAACAAGCACACAGCTGCACTGCAGCTGTTAAAGCCTCGTATACACAGTTCGATTGTTGGCagaggattgtctgttgacagactgttgtcctaaaatcttaccgttagtacgctccttttgacaattgttgtccaattttccgccaacaaatgttggttgacAGGTTAttaaattttcggcagacagcgGTTTGACGTcggattttcgtatggtcagtacacaaatctgtcacacaaaagtcgaaagtacaaacacgcatgctcagaatcaatgctcaccaaacacgaaattagcagaagggacccaaagggtggcgctcaagagctgaaattccttgaacgtcactacgttcatgtttgtggctTTAGCCTCGTACACGATACATTAGCctcggtacgattgttggccaaccgagcatctgatttttgtcaaaagggtgtgtgcctggatcttgtcttgcatactaattgtacacaattgtcgtgccacaaacacgaacgtagtgatgtactatgaggaatttcagctcttgagcgccaccctttgggcatcttctgctaattttgtgtttggtgagccttgattctgagcatgcgtgtttgtactttcgacttttgtgtgacggatttgtgtactgaccatacgaaaatctgacgtcaaacctttgtgtgccgaaaatttactagccttccatccaacatttgttgaggtaaaaattggacaacaattgtcaaaagaagcgtactaacggtaagattttaggacaacagtctgttaaCAGACagtcccctgccaacaatcgaaccgtgtgtacgaggcttttgtCTCCAAGGGCTGAAAATTGTTAACTGAAATCTGATTGTTTGGTAAAGGCAACACACACATTTCACAGGTCAGAATTAACTTGCATTGTTCCTGGGAATATTTAGTCCTTATCTGGGCAACTTTCAAAAGTTATTTTCAACAACTGCAAGAGACAGCACAGCAATGCAAGGAAGGAACGAAGgataagaaggaaggaaggaaggaaggaaggaaggaaggaaggaaggaaggaaggaaggaaggaaggaaggaaggaaggaaggaaggaaggaaggaaggaagaaggaaagaaagaaagaaagaaagaaagaaagaaagaaagaaagaaagaaagaaagaaagaaagaaagaaagaaagaaagaaagaaagaaagaaagaaagaaagaaaggaaggaaggaagtgagggaaagaaagaagggagaaaggggaaaaaaagaaagaattgaggaaagaaagaaggaagcgGAAGGATggaagggaggagaagaaggaaggaagaaagggtaagaaggaaggaagggaaagaaagatAGATTTGTTGAAAGTAGGataagaaagaaggaaaggaaagaaggaaggaagggacggagagagggagggaaagaaggaagggagggagggagggagggaaagaaggaagggagggagggagggaaagaaggaagggagggagggagggaaggaaggaaggaaggaaggaaggaaggaaggaaggaaggaaggaaggaaggaaggaaggaaggaaaagaggggatggaaagaagggagagagagagagagagagagaggggggagagagaaagagagagagagagagagaaagagagagagagagagagagagagagagagagagagagagagagagagagagagagaggggagagagagagagaggggagagagagagaaagagagagagagagagagagagagagagagagagagagagagagagagaggatcttACCTGTCCATCTTTATCATATGGAGAGTCAAAATTATCTAGAAAGCTCCTGAAGACCTGATCCTCTGTCCACTCCCCGTTCTGGTATTTTGGATGGTATTTTGCATTATACACCCCCCGTAGATCCTCAATAGTCACGATGCCATCTCCGGATTTGTCGAGCTTCCTAAACGCCTGCATAATGATCTCTTTCCTTGCATTGGACATTGGCGGCTGGGCATCGTATAAAAAGAAAAGGCCTCTGAGTATCTGTCATCAATAGGCGGTGGTAAAATCTATATTCTACTTTGTTATCACTTCAAAAAAGAATCTAGTGCTTATCAATACATTGGTGATTAGCATTCCTGCTTAAAGGAAAACCACAGAGACTCAAACGTCCCCCTCCCAGCTAATCCCCTCTACAGGTCTCATCTCCTTTCCCAGTGGTTTCTTGGGACTTTCACATAAGCAGTACGCAGGCTGCAGTGGCGTTTGGCTGGCCATGCAGCTGAGAAGTAAGTTCCACATGCAGAAGAGATATGGCATAATATTAACATTACTGCAGAGACAATGGTCTGAGCTGGGTTGGTGTAAAGTGCAATTATCTTTTAATGACTTTTGCAAGTCAGCCTTTTAGAGAGCGTATTGTTTTCAATCAGTCAGACCTAACCCATACACTGGACACAATTATCTCAATCCCACCCCAATTTAGCTGCAAATTGCAATGCTCTGAGGATGATAAGGTTGCTTAAAggacaaggcccctttcacactgacggaccaatcgggtctgcctgtcagc
This window of the Aquarana catesbeiana isolate 2022-GZ linkage group LG01, ASM4218655v1, whole genome shotgun sequence genome carries:
- the CAPSL gene encoding calcyphosin-like protein isoform X1; its protein translation is MSGTARHDREMSMQAKKNLSTCTDPLEKLRLQCLSRGSAGIKGLGRVFKIMDDDNSRNLDFKEFLKGLNDYGVMIDKAEAQNLFGLFDKDGSGTIDFDEFLVTLRPPMSNARKEIIMQAFRKLDKSGDGIVTIEDLRGVYNAKYHPKYQNGEWTEDQVFRSFLDNFDSPYDKDGQVTPDEFTNYYAGVSASIDTDVYFITMMKNAWRL